GAGGTGGGCAGGGGGCCTGGGGTTGCAACTGTACATCTCCCTTACTGTAGGAGGCCCTTATTCACCTGGGTGCCAAGTTCTCGCCCTGCATGCGCCAGGACCCACAGGTGCACAGCTTCATCAGTGCTGCTCGTGAGCGTGAGAAGCACTCGGCCTGTTGCGTGCGAAATGACCGATCTGGCTGTGTGCAGACCTCAGAGGAGGAGTGCTCGGTGCGTCCCGCACAGCTCCTTGTGTATGCTGTGTCCGCAGTTACCTTTAGACTCAGGCCCCACTGAGTTTCTTTCGACCCCCGCTCTTGGCATGTAGCATTGCCCACACGAGGCCCTTCCTGCCACTTTGATGTCTGTTCACTCCTCCATCCCTGGTTCCTCAACCAGGAGGTTCATTTGACTTTTGACTCGACCTTGGTTTGGGTGTACTCTTTCAGCACCTGTCTAGTCTGCGTGCAGGTATCTTAAAGTTGACCTTAATGGCAGTGCTGTAATTTTCTCCACTAAgtgatattgttttaaaaaaaaaaagaggcattcgtgttttgtccccccccccccccccccccgcatctTTTGTGGCCGTACCATAGTTTATACCAGTCCCCTGATTAAGGATGCAGAGGCTGTTTTTGAAAAGCTAATAGGAGCAAGGTGCTGTagggtatgcctgtaatcccagctaggtGGGAAATGGATGCAGTAGGATGACAAGTTCAGGGCTAGCTTGAGACCCGTCTCAAAATAacaagaagggctgaggatgtggctcagtggtaaagcacctctgtaTTCGATCCCCATTAcctcacaaacaaacaaatatataaaaagcaaCTGGCAATTATGCTCCTAGTGCCAGAATTTCTCGATGACTGAATCAAGCATCTGAATGATTAGGGGTAGAGTGGTGGGGACTGTGCCTGTGACTCTGGCTTCGAGCCCTCACTGCTGACTAAACTTGGCAAGGAATGGGCTCTGACCAGGGCTGACCCTGTGTTCTTACAGTCCACCCTAGCAGTGTGGGTGAAGTGGCCTGTCCATCCCAGCGCCCCAGACCTTGCCGGCCACAAGAGGCAGTTTGGCTCTGTCTGCCACCAGGACCCCAGGTGAGTCTTCCTGGCTGCCCCCTCTTCTGCCCTTGCTTTTCCCAGAAGGGTGAAGGTATCCCCTTGTTGACTCAAATGGGAGGGTGCCAATGCCAGGGGCTCAAAGCAGGCTCTGACCACATACTGGACTCACGCAGGGTGTGTGATGAGCCCTCCTCTGAGGACCCCCATGAGTGGCCAGAAGACATCACTAAGTGGCCGGTAAGCTGGGGTGGGGAATTGCTGGGAAGTCAACTTGTCACACCTCACCCATCAGTGATGCCAGAGGCCCCTCTGGGTGGGACCATCCCATTTTCAGATACCATCCCCCTGGCCTTTGCCCAACCTGTCCATCACCTAAGGCTGTCTCTCTGAGTGTCTACTCAGAGCAAGAGGGCTGGATAGACTTGGAAGGCCTGATGACATTCCAGTTTGACAGATGGCCCTGCTGAGGCTCAGATGTGAGGATCTGTTTAAAGTCAGGAAGTCCTGTCTTCTACCTTGTGAGGTGTAGAGCAAGAGTTGAGGTGGGGCTGACTTGGCTCTCCCCTGTTTGTGACCCAGATCTGCACTAAAAGCAGTGCCGGGAACCACACCAACCACCCTCACATGGACTGTGTCATAACTGGCCGACCCTGCTGCGTCGGCACCAAGGGCAGGTGAGCATGCAGTTGCCACAAGTTtgggcccagggctgtgccttcTCCCCCACCAAGTTCCCAAACTCAAGGCTCCAACAAGGAGAAAGGGCCAATGGGAGGGTGGTGGTGCCTCTGTCCCTGGACCTAGCAGTCTCCTCCAAATCTGGGCCCTGACCTTCCAGGTGCGAGATCACCTCCCGGGAGTATTGTGACTTCATGAGGGGTTATTTCCACGAGGAGGCCACACTCTGCTCTCAGGTAGGCCTCAGGGCATGTCCCTCCCCTACTCCCTAGCCACTGTGAGTGCTGACTGGCCACTCTGCACAGGTGCACTGCATGGACGATGTGTGTGGCCTCCTGCCTTTCCTCAACCCTGAGGTGCCTGACCAGTTCTACCGCCTGTGGCTGTCCCTGTTCCTGCACGCTGGGCAAGTGAATCTGTGGGCTGGGTGGGTAGTCTCAGGGACTTCAGAATGGCTGGCTGAAGGTGGCAAGAAGCCACCTTCTCTGAGTGTACCCTACTACCCACAGGATCTTGCACTGCCTGGTGTCCATCTGCTTCCAGATGACTGTGCTACGAGACCTGGAAAAGCTGGCAGGCTGGCACCGCATAGCCATCATCTACCTGCTGAGTGGCGTCACTGGCAACCTGGCCAGTGCCATCTTCCTGCCATATAGGGCAGAGGTAAAACTGCCTTCCAGGGTAGGGACCCTCCCTGTGTGCCTGTGGGTTCGCCCTGTGTTGAGCACTGGATGTGTTCCTGCCTTTGGGAGTGGGGCAGGAAGATGAGGCTGAGCTGCCTATTCCTGCAGCTTACAGCCACCCCACTACCCACAGGTAGGCCCCGCCGGCTCTCAGTTTGGCATCCTGGCCTGCCTCTTTGTGGAGCTCTTCCAGAGCTGGCAGATCCTGGCACGGCCCTGGCGTGCCTTCTTCAAGCTGCTGGCTGTCGTGCTCTTCCTCTTTGCCTTTGGGCTGCTGCCCTGGATTGATAATTTCGCCCACATCTCAGGCTTCATCAGCggcctcttcctctcctttgccTTCCTGCCCTACATAAGCTTCGGCAAGTTTGACCTGTACCGCAAGCGCTGCCAGATCATCATCTTCCAGGTGGTCTTCCTAGGCCTGCTGGCCGGCCTGGTGGTCCTCTTCTACTTCTATCCTGTCCGCTGTGAGTGGTGCGAGTTCCTCACCTGTATCCCCTTCACCGACAAGTTCTGCGAGAAGTACGAACTGGATGCTCAGCTCCACTGAGCCAGCTGTGGGTGCTGATGGCCACAACCACCCTGAGACTTGGGGGCCTGTGGACTCTGCCTGCTCTTCAGGGACTTGTCTTCCCTGACAGACCTCCTGTGCCTTGCTCACTCCTGTTGACTTTATCTTGTTGGGCATTTATCACACTCTCCCACGATAACCTTCTAACTAGACCCTTGACGACCACCTCATGTGGCCAATAAATGGACCGGGAGCGTTTTAGCTGCCACTAAGTTGACCAGGGCTGTGTCCTTCTTCTTGGCTTCTGGCTAAGTGCTGTGGAGAAGACCCTGCAGGTACCTGGCCTCTGACAGCACAGTTCTGCCACACAGGGAACTAAGTTTTGAGTACACCCATAGGCTGTTCCAGTTCCCAGGGAAGCCCCCCAGTCTCAGGAGGGTGCACTTTGCTCTAGGACCCTAGGGATGTGCTGCCACATTTCCCCACAATGGGATGGGGAAGGCATTGCTGTAGGGGACCCTGTGGGTAGAGGCCCCATCCACATCTGTCTCCAGACTGCTACTGCAGGCTCTGGGGTGTGGGTTCTTGCTtccccacaaacaaacaaagagctATGAAGACCATGTGATGTGGCCACAGGGCTTAGGTGTGGCATCTTGGATGCCAGGAGTTACCTATACCAGTTCTCTGCCCTAAACACCCCTCTGTGATGGGACAGATCTCTCTATTAAGCCTTTTTGACTATTCAAAAAATGAGGCGAACAGACAGATTTATTCTGCACATAAGGCCAGGCCCACAGCCCTGTGGGAACTGCCATGTTTTAAGGTCTTTGAGCCCAGGCCAAGTTCATAGGAAAGCAAGGAACAAAGGTTTACTCTGTCCTGGTCCTGAGAACCCCAGGGCTCATGCTGACAGTACAGTGAGCCCAAATCTTTTCTGATGAGAGGATGGAAGGAGGGCTCCATCCTGCTGGGAAAGGACTGACCATCAGTGAACAGAGCTGTCCCTGTCCTGGGGTCACTTTTGCCTCAGCTTTTTGATGAAGGAAACCTCATCCCGATTCCGGATACCATAACTGAAAGACAAGGAAACAGACAGTGTCTGACCTATAGAAGGGTCACTTGTAATTCCCCCCACTTTGCCCCCCAGGCCTGTGAGAATCAAAGAGGATAAATGTGGTACTTAGCCCAAGAGGCTGTGTGGCCACCTTCCCAGACACTCCCATTGCACTGCAGGGGTGGAGCTGTC
The sequence above is drawn from the Urocitellus parryii isolate mUroPar1 chromosome 9, mUroPar1.hap1, whole genome shotgun sequence genome and encodes:
- the Rhbdf1 gene encoding inactive rhomboid protein 1 isoform X2 → MSFRAAAALVKGRSAKDGTLRRAHRRSFTPASFLEEDTADFPEELDTSFFAREGVLHEELSTYPDEVFESPSEAALKDWEKAPEQADLTGGALDRSELERSHLMLPLERGWRKQKEGGTAPQPKVRLRQEVVSAVGPRRGQRIAVPVRKLFAREKRPYGLGMVGRLTNRTYRKRIDSYVKRQIEDMDDHRPFFTYWLTFVHSLVTILAVCIYGIAPVGFSQHETVDSVLRNRGVYENVKYVQQENFWIGPSSEALIHLGAKFSPCMRQDPQVHSFISAAREREKHSACCVRNDRSGCVQTSEEECSSTLAVWVKWPVHPSAPDLAGHKRQFGSVCHQDPRVCDEPSSEDPHEWPEDITKWPICTKSSAGNHTNHPHMDCVITGRPCCVGTKGRCEITSREYCDFMRGYFHEEATLCSQVHCMDDVCGLLPFLNPEVPDQFYRLWLSLFLHAGILHCLVSICFQMTVLRDLEKLAGWHRIAIIYLLSGVTGNLASAIFLPYRAEVGPAGSQFGILACLFVELFQSWQILARPWRAFFKLLAVVLFLFAFGLLPWIDNFAHISGFISGLFLSFAFLPYISFGKFDLYRKRCQIIIFQVVFLGLLAGLVVLFYFYPVRCEWCEFLTCIPFTDKFCEKYELDAQLH